From Salminus brasiliensis chromosome 12, fSalBra1.hap2, whole genome shotgun sequence:
attgGATCTAGTCACAATACAAAAGGAACCGGAAAATTTACTccccttaaaaatgaaggtgctacagagGGTTCTTTTGAGTgatttatggaaccaaaaatggttcttctatggcatcagtcaaaagaaccctttgtagcaccttcatttttatgaGTGTTGGGGTCATTAGAAGATACTCTTGACTGTTTCAACATCTGAAGTCTAGAGAATGTTTGGAATTCTGAATTTCGGAAGATTGTTTGCTGTTTGATTATTATCCTGAGCTCCCAATCACATCTCGTCCTCTCACTCCACAGGGCGTATGCAGCCAATAAGGAGTCCCATGCCACCCTGGTGTTTCATAACCTGCTGGGAGAGATCGACCAGCAGTACAGTCGCTTCCTGCAGGAGAACAATGTTCTGTACCAGCATAACCTGAGACGTATCAAACAGCACCTGCAGAGCAAATACCTGGAGAAGCCCATGGAGATCGCCCGCATCGTAGCCCGCTGTCTGTGGGAGGAGCAGAGACTGCTGCAGACAGCCACCACGGCTCAGCAAGTATGACCTCACACATtcatatacagtattttagatACAGTGCACAGACTCGCACAGTTTCCTTAGTGGTGTCGATGCCGCCGTCAACTACCGAAAAACGCACACAGTTTGGTAGTTGATTCAATGGGCCTGGAGTTTGTTGAACCATAGCATCAGATGTGTAAGAAGCGGCTCCCTAAAGCTACGTCAGTCGCCTGTTATTAGATTGTATTAACATCATATTTCCCTTCGATATAGAGGTCAGTACACCCAGTTCTGGTCTTGTTCTGACCACCTCATACATCTAACCAGCTAGTTAACACACCTTTCCTTAGCTGAAATAGGAGCGGGGTAAACACTGAAATATGCTCTAAAACCAGGGATGGGAACTACTGCTCTCAGTATCGTTATTCTATACATTTATAATCACATGATCAATTTGTGACTAGGTTTGCCTTCTGATCGTTTGGTTTGCTCTCTCCTCTCCAAAGGATGGTCAGGCTGCCCACCCCACTGGCACTGTGGTGACAGAGAAACAGCAAATCCTGGAGCACAACCTGCAGGACATCAGGAAGAGAGTGCAGGTCTGTTACAGTGGCTAACACTTGGTCAACTGGAGTGGTGACCATTAAGACGGGAGATGACATTAGCAGTGTGTTTTCACTCCAAGTTCAGTTACAGTTCTGCACTACTGCTAATAAGCAGGGTTATATTTAGCTCATGTGTTGACTCAATTGTGTAAGAGCAGGGGGAACAATAAACCACAGTGCAGAGCTTTCCGTGAATGTACCTGGAAAAACATTGCCATGTTGTAGAGATTGTATTTCCTGATTTCCAGTTTTCTGAGTTTCTCATGCTGTTCTTCTGTTTTTAAGGATATGGAACAAAAGATGAAGATGTTGGAGAACTTGCAGGATGACTTTGACTTCAACTATAAGACCCTGAAGAGTGCTGGAGGTAGGACTGACCCAGCTTTTCTATAACCGTCCATCTACTCATTTAAACCATCTTCTgtattctcttcttgttaagtCTAACCAAACCATAGCGAGGTCAGCGATAGCCCTCTAGTTAAGTCCTGTGTAAGGGTTATTTTCCctttagcctaattctgattgcCGTCTTTTAGAGCTCTCCCAGGACCTCAATGGAAACAGTCAGGCTGCAGCTACAAGACAGAAGATGGCTCAGCTGGAGCAGATGCTGAGTGCCCTGGATCAGCTCAGGAGGGTAAGAGacacactgtatataacacACAAGAACAAACCCCATTGATTTTAGTCTGGACGGTTTAGCCATGCCCTGGTTTAATGATGGAGGCTCAGCAGAGAGATGATGTCCACAAAACGTTCTGCCTCTGCTTGTCTTGCAGCAAATAGTGACCGAGATGGCTGGGCTGCTGCAGGCCATGGACTTTGTGCAGAAGAATCTGACCGATGAAGAGCTGGCTGACTGGAAGAGAAGACAGCAGATTGCCTGCATTGGAGGACCTCCAAACATCTGCCTGGACCGGCTAGagacatggtacacacacacacacacacacacacacacacacacagtacatacaCAATGTCTGACTGTGCTGTTTAGGAAGCTGTCGTTTCCATCTCCATGTTCCACGTTGGTGGACTCACTCtatcaaatcaatcaaatagAGTCAGACATTTGTGTTGGCATTAATAGAAAAACACCATGTCTTCTCCTTCCCCCTTCTGCCCCCCCCTTTTAGGATCACTTCGTTGGCTGAGTCTCAGCTGCAGATCAGACAGCAAATAAAGAAGCTGGAGGAACTTCAGCAGAAAGTGTCGTATAAAGGGGACCCCATAGTTCAGCACCGCCCTGCCTTGGAGGAGAAAATCGTAGATTTGTTCCGCAACCTCATGAAGAggtgggacacacacacacacacgcaaaagcTGGGAACAAAGACACAATTAACACATTACACCATTATGCAACGTTGTTGTAAATCCCACTTTTTATGTAAAGGCCCTCTTGTGGTATGTTTGTGCCATTGCAGTGCTTTTGTAGTCGAGAGGCAGCCATGCATGCCCATGCACCCAGACAGACCTCTGGTCATCAAGACAGGAGTTCAGTTCACCAACAAAGTTCGGTAAGATTCCCTCAAACAcatatatccacacacacacacaatgtgaaaGTAAGTGGTACTTTTTCTAATCTTTTGTATTTTTGCCATCTTGTTTTAGGCTACTGGTGAAATTCCCAGAACTGAATTACCAGCTGAAAATCAAAGTGTGCATTGACAAGTGAGTACATGTGTCAGAATTACAGAGTAACACAGAGTAACTGATGAAGGAATTTGAAGAAGAGTACCTGATGAAGAGTAACTGATGAAGGAATTTGAAGAAGAGTAACTGATGAAGAGTAACTGATGAAggaatttgtgtttttttttttttgtttttttttttgttttgttttgttttttttttaatattacccCAGGGAATCTGGAGATGTGGCCGCCATTCGAGGGTGAGTTTCAGCTTGCTTGTAACTGCTTgtcagtattttatttatttattagattttaaCTTGAAAtgagataaagaaagagatACAGCTCACTGAACTGAGTTAGCCCTTTAAGAGCAGCTCAAAAAAAGTGACTTTTTCAGACATTGTTTTCATATGATATTACACAATCAGTCGACTGACGCCTGGAGCATTTACTGTTCCTTTTCTTCTAGGTCACGCAAGTTCAACATCCTGGGCACTAACACTAAGGTGATGAACATGGAGGAGTCTAATAATGGCAGTCTGTCAGCTGAATTCAAACACCTGGTAAGCAAGTCAAGTCAAGCACACTGAACACAAACAGAATTATCAGAATAGTTTTAGATCAGGAGTTCAAATGCAGTGTGTTAAGTGGATgatgttatttatatttaaaaaaaaataaatacattttgatatTCGAGAAAAAAGAATAAAGTAGCATAGGTATAGTTagtcagatatatatatatatatatatatatatatatatatatatatatatatatatatatatatatatatatatatatatatatatatatatatatattctatatgaTCACAGCATTAAATGTAGCTAGCACTAACTAGAGAAATTAGCCTAGTTTGTGAAACCATGAAGCCATGGAGAGTATTTTTAGTTGTTCTTTGATGTGCAAGTGTTAAATGACTTTTTGGTTCGGCTGAAAAGTGTCTAGATGTAATTTTACGTtcccatttacaaccctgttattttgctgaaAAACAatctgattttccttttatggtgaaTTTGTGAATAATTTAacaagctctgctctgattggctgttttacACACAGTGTGTTAGCTTACACAGACAGTGTCTTACTAGACAGTGTTGCCATCCTtttctgcactgtgtttttagctagctgaagagatgaTTAGCCTTTAGCCCAGCATGGATTCCCACTTAGCTTGTACGTCCCTGTACCGAATGCTTTATTCAAGTTTGCCAGGGTAAATATTGTTTTCGCGTACTATAGCAGCTTTAACAGGGCTTTTTCTGAGAACACTGACAATACGCCCCCGCTTGTGTTTCAGAGTAATAATGtgtcataataataaataaatgtactccCAATTACGGGAAAGCTGTCACAGTCCTGTTAAAACATTAAATCACTACATTGTCAGTCTGTATATTTTCTGCCAGTGAATAAGAACATATTCCCCAGTACTGATTCCAGGATTTTAATACTTGATGCAGTTAGCTAAGTACTTGAGCACCCATACACAAGTGTAATTTGAACTTGCTGCTTGTAACTGATCATtcttactgtaaataaatgcaaaagtAGCAGTAGAGATGTGTGACGCAATTGTTGAGGTAATCTGTCTAATTTTTGTTTCTTAGACTCTACGAGAACAGAGGTGTGGCAATGGAGGCCGGACTAACAGTGATGTAAGTGGCTGCTCAGGAAGAGTTTGTGTCCGTGGATGCAGTTTGTGATATTAAGCAATTGCTAGTGTAAGATCTACATATGAGTGATTATGTGAATGAGAAAACACTAATGAATTTGCCCTCTGACCGGCAGGCCTCTCTTATTGTGACTGAGGAGCTTCATCTTATCACCTTTGAGACAGAGGTTTACCACCAGGGCCTCAAGATTGACCTTGAGGTGAGAGAGAGCTCATGCACACACATCCAGTACTGTACTGTGCACATGTGACTTTCTCAGCTTGACTGAAGACTATTTCTATTAAAATTGAAAATATGCATTCAGATGCTTCCCACTGATGGGTCTGATGCACTCTTTGAGGCCATTTCCCATCTGCCTTATTACTGGGGCAGATCTAATAATCAGAACCCTTGTCATGAACTGGCAGGACAGTCCAGCTGGGCACACAATCGGCCGCGATTAGCTTAAATCTTATTATTATCTTAAAGATGATGTTTAAATGATTGGTGATTAAGTCCATTCCACGACTCCTGGGCATCGGTGCCCTCTGCGGAATTCTAATGAGACAATGCTAATGGCTGTCGCCATGGCGCCCACTCTGAACTGCTGTGGGTGTAACTAAGCAGCACTTCTGTCACTAAAAACCTTGGACCACACAAATAACCAAAATCTCTCGCTCCCcttttagacacacacacacacacacacacacacacacacacacacacacacacacactggtgtaAATGCGGATATCTGATGCTCACACACTTAAAAAAAGAAGTTGCACAGATACGATAttactgtagtactgtagtagTTGTGAAACCGAGGGCTTCATATTAGTTAAAGTTccacattaaatatgttaaaggGGATTTTGACGGAGCCTctcttatttaaatgtttacacagcaggtaaaagtggccagATCTAAAAGAATCGAAAAGTTTCAGATTCATCTTCGTCAGCGTCACATGAGGCCGACAGCTGTGTTATTAATCAGAATGTGTTCAAGCTTGCTGTAAAAAAGGCGCAGTATCTAGCTTTTTATTTTCCTATGACGCTGCAGCAGCGCCCTCCTGTGGTCACTTTTGGACATTTCTTTAGAAATTTCTTAAAACAGGGAATCATCTAAATGTGTTTGAACAGAGACCTCACCCCAAATATCTATCAGGTCTGTTACCTCACTATTCTACCACTAAAAACCTCCCTTCTCTGCAGCGAATGTCGAGTTGGATTATTGTAAAAATTGCATGGTTTCCGacctggctgttcagactgagccACATTACTGCATATTGGATATCGGCCCAAATCGGAACgattctgtgtgttttttgccgTTCACACTCTCAAACAGagaacacatctgtgtcacaagATCAGATTTGGCCCATTTTTACCTGCTGTCTGAACGTAGCCTTAGTCCGTTTTGCTCTTGATTATTAAAGTAAGTGGGATCATCATGGTCAGATTCAAAGTGCTCTCTGAGTCCATTAGAAAGAAGGTTGCGGCGAAGGATCTCAGAACTGTCCACAAAACAAATTCCAGTGTAGAACATTTAAATCAACCTACTgcatggccaggtcagaccGTCCTAGCAAGTCCAACAACAGACCACTAGATGAGTGAGTAGCTTTCGCCACAGTTGATGTGCAGACTCTTTCTAATGGTAGATGCATGTAGTTTGACAAGTTTAATTGTCAcaggaggtgtgcaaggaggagaTCTGATGtctgtatgtttaaatatgttcaaaataAAGCAGGAAAGATAATGTGCTGTGTATATGAGCATCTAAGTAGGCCTAATGTTGTTGTCCGGCGCTGTAAGCCGTTACTCTACACCAGCCAACACTACTATATTCCTATTCCTAAGTTTTCCTTATAATTACTGAACGATGGCCCTCATTTGTCCTAAGACTTTTCTGAAGTTTGATGTCAAATTcatgatgtttttaaagtgcAGAACTGCcctcagctctgctcttatatcGATGGATCCTGTTGTTCTTATAAACTAAACacatcccaaataagaaaacactggtgtcagatgtcagaatctttgtgagTGGGTTTTTCCACAGTGGTTGCTGAATGAGGCCCATAGAGCCTTGGAATGTGATTTCTGGTGGATATatgatttttagaagaaaaaaaaagacactctGAAGCTTTTCAGATATAGAGCTGAATTTTGTTCAGTTTTCTCTAGACATTTATTTCAGTTTCACTCGCTGCGTGCAGACAACTAGATCCGTAAACATGCCCCTCCCTTAAGGAGTCCATTGAACTCTCTAACCTTTCTGTTTCATGTAAGCTCCCCTCAGGAGGGACATTAACCCTCCCAGACCAGCAGAACCACCTCATGCTCTGAGCCTTTTCATCAATAGAGCTTCACATCTCTCAGCAAGATTTTTTCACCAGATTCTATTTCAGTCTGCATGCCTGCAGCCATGGAAAAGTAGTGTTCAGAAATAACACTTCATAAATTGGTTCCTAAAAAGGCCTGATGCACGCAGTGTGTTGATCTAGTTTAAGTCGAACAACTGTTATTATTCATATACAGGTATGTCATTTGTGAATATTTCTGGCCATGAAAGCATTTGATGGCTTGGCAGCAGGCATCTgagaagcactgctgttttttgtgcatgtgtgtggaaGGGAGGCTGCCTGTTTGGGGCAGTTAGAAATCCTTCAGATATATTCAGATATCTGCATATTTGGTTTTCATGGTTAATTGAGAACTGAAATTACTGCAATTAGAAGAGGTCTCTACTTCCACTAAAAtacacacagcagtgtaattaTGCCAACTCATTAAGTCATTAGCgcaaagctgtttttttttttttttgtgtgtgtgtgtgcgtgcgcctAGCTGGCCACCAGTCTCAATAGCTGTTGTTATCTGATTGTGTACAAATCTGGTAATGTAGGTTGTGACGTTGGCTGACCAAAATTCAGCGTCAGGACAACGTCAATTTGACATAAAATAGCGATGACTGCTGATGTTGATGTCTTTTGATGGTTTGAAGTTGTGATAGTCAGTAACCAAAGTAACCATGCAACATCTTGATACATAAAAGACCAACATTttggggctcagagtggctctgTGTTCTGAGGgtcatgagttcaaatcccaagccatgctgctttgccatcagcaggcggagtctgagagagccgTGCTCATCTCATCACTCTTGAGGGATGTTTGCCAACATAGGCGTCCGTTAACTGGTGCGATGGCTCTAGGGCCCGTCGCTTTCCTCcggctgcctggcgatgctGCATTGCTTGTGGTTTGAAAAGAGGCGCTGGCTGGTTtcgcatgtgttggaggagacatgttaagtccttaccctcctagtgtagGTAGCAGTGCTAGTACCTGCTGGGGTGATCAAGGCAAACCCAGTAATCCAGCcagatgcactatatgtccaaagatGTGTAGATACCTGACTGGAGCTCCTGCACTCTGCAAGACCGTAATCTGATCTCTTCTCGTTTTCAACAGACGCACTCGCTTCCTGTTGTAGTCATTTCTAACATCTGTCAGATGCCAAATGCATGGGCGTCCATTTTGTGGTACAACATGCTGACCAACCATCCGAAGGTGAGTAAAAGCAACAGTATTGCAATATCGCCCTCTGTTGTTCACTATGCTTTGCCCCGACGTCTGATTTATGCTCTTCCTTCCCTGCTTTCAGAATGTAAATTTCTTCACCAAGCCTCCTGTGGCCACGTGGGATCAAGTGGCTGAAGTGCTGAGCTGGCAGTTCTCCTCCACAACCAAGAGAGGCCTGACCATTGAGCAACTCACCACACTTGCAGAGAAACTGCTTGGTACGTCTAAATCTGGACATGTGTTGGACGCATATATGTGCAGATGAGTGCTACTGGACTTGCTGAGCACACTTTATGGAGAATAATGCGTCTCTTCCTTTATTTTCATGTGTTTATAGGTCCTTGCGTCAACTACTCTGGGTGCCAGATCACCTGGGCCAAGTTTTGCAAAGTATGTTCCAGTGACTGCTACACTGTTCCTACTGTGTTGTGGAGGCAAACACAAAGGCACACTTAAACCATgaattttatgtgtgtgtatgatttgCAGGAGAACATGGCAGGGAAAGGTTTCTCATTCTGGGTATGGCTGGATAACATCATTGATCTGGTGAAGAAGTATATTCTGGCTCTGTGGAACGAGGGGTGAGCATTGTTGA
This genomic window contains:
- the stat3 gene encoding signal transducer and activator of transcription 3 isoform X2, which produces MAQWNQLQQLETRYLEQLYHLYSDSFPMELRQFLAPWIESQDWAYAANKESHATLVFHNLLGEIDQQYSRFLQENNVLYQHNLRRIKQHLQSKYLEKPMEIARIVARCLWEEQRLLQTATTAQQDGQAAHPTGTVVTEKQQILEHNLQDIRKRVQDMEQKMKMLENLQDDFDFNYKTLKSAGELSQDLNGNSQAAATRQKMAQLEQMLSALDQLRRQIVTEMAGLLQAMDFVQKNLTDEELADWKRRQQIACIGGPPNICLDRLETWITSLAESQLQIRQQIKKLEELQQKVSYKGDPIVQHRPALEEKIVDLFRNLMKSAFVVERQPCMPMHPDRPLVIKTGVQFTNKVRLLVKFPELNYQLKIKVCIDKESGDVAAIRGSRKFNILGTNTKVMNMEESNNGSLSAEFKHLTLREQRCGNGGRTNSDASLIVTEELHLITFETEVYHQGLKIDLETHSLPVVVISNICQMPNAWASILWYNMLTNHPKNVNFFTKPPVATWDQVAEVLSWQFSSTTKRGLTIEQLTTLAEKLLGPCVNYSGCQITWAKFCKENMAGKGFSFWVWLDNIIDLVKKYILALWNEGYIMGFISKERERAILSPKPPGTFLLRFSESSKEGGITFTWVEKDISGKTQIQSVEPYTKQQLNSMSFAEIIMGYKIMDATNILVSPLVYLFPEIPKEDAFGKYCRPEAQPDADFQEPGCAIQPYLKTKFICVTPTNSGNTSDLFPMSPRTLDSLMHTEAQETNPGPLESLTLDMELNSDVASPM
- the stat3 gene encoding signal transducer and activator of transcription 3 isoform X1 — its product is MAQWNQLQQLETRYLEQLYHLYSDSFPMELRQFLAPWIESQDWAYAANKESHATLVFHNLLGEIDQQYSRFLQENNVLYQHNLRRIKQHLQSKYLEKPMEIARIVARCLWEEQRLLQTATTAQQDGQAAHPTGTVVTEKQQILEHNLQDIRKRVQDMEQKMKMLENLQDDFDFNYKTLKSAGELSQDLNGNSQAAATRQKMAQLEQMLSALDQLRRQIVTEMAGLLQAMDFVQKNLTDEELADWKRRQQIACIGGPPNICLDRLETWITSLAESQLQIRQQIKKLEELQQKVSYKGDPIVQHRPALEEKIVDLFRNLMKSAFVVERQPCMPMHPDRPLVIKTGVQFTNKVRLLVKFPELNYQLKIKVCIDKESGDVAAIRGSRKFNILGTNTKVMNMEESNNGSLSAEFKHLTLREQRCGNGGRTNSDASLIVTEELHLITFETEVYHQGLKIDLETHSLPVVVISNICQMPNAWASILWYNMLTNHPKNVNFFTKPPVATWDQVAEVLSWQFSSTTKRGLTIEQLTTLAEKLLGPCVNYSGCQITWAKFCKENMAGKGFSFWVWLDNIIDLVKKYILALWNEGYIMGFISKERERAILSPKPPGTFLLRFSESSKEGGITFTWVEKDISGKTQIQSVEPYTKQQLNSMSFAEIIMGYKIMDATNILVSPLVYLFPEIPKEDAFGKYCRPEAQPDADFQEPGCAIQPYLKTKFICVTPCPSVFMDFPDSELLGNGFPGTNSGNTSDLFPMSPRTLDSLMHTEAQETNPGPLESLTLDMELNSDVASPM